A portion of the Manihot esculenta cultivar AM560-2 chromosome 2, M.esculenta_v8, whole genome shotgun sequence genome contains these proteins:
- the LOC110608663 gene encoding NAC domain-containing protein 7, with amino-acid sequence MNTFPHVPPGFRFHPTDEELVDYYLRKKVASKRIDLDVIKDVDLYKIEPWDLQELCKIGTEEQNEWYFFSHKDKKYPTGTRTNRATKAGFWKATGRDKAIYSRHSLIGMRKTLVFYKGRAPNGQKSDWIMHEYRLETNENGTPQEEGWVVCRVFKKRMPTMRKVGDYDSPCWYDDQVSFMPELDSPRRITQPYASYLHHYPCKQEFELQYNMPHDPFLQLPQLESPKVPQSAASVNCNSVVPYGGFDRNNGSTLQSSTLTQEEQVQQNHHQNLNSLYHNNNGEQAVDQVTDWRVLDKFVASQLSHEDASKEANYSNAATFHVAHEQMNMLASESKRPEIVQEYASTSTSSCQIDLWK; translated from the exons ATGAATACCTTTCCGCATGTTCCCCCAGGCTTTAGATTCCATCCGACGGATGAGGAACTTGTTGATTACTACCTCAGAAAAAAAGTTGCTTCAAAAAGGATTGATCTGGATGTCATCAAGGATGTCGATCTTTACAAAATTGAGCCATGGGATCTTCAAG AGTTGTGCAAAATAGGAACTGAAGAGCAGAACGAATGGTATTTCTTTAGCCACAAGGATAAGAAGTATCCTACTGGAACTCGCACTAATAGAGCAACAAAAGCTGGGTTCTGGAAAGCTACAGGAAGAGACAAAGCTATCTACTCTAGACATAGCTTGATTGGCATGAGAAAAACCTTAGTGTTTTATAAAGGAAGAGCTCCAAATGGACAAAAGTCAGATTGGATCATGCATGAGTATCGACTAGAAACAAATGAAAATGGAACCCCTCAG GAAGAGGGATGGGTTGTATGCAGGGTGTTCAAGAAGCGAATGCCAACGATGAGGAAAGTTGGAGATTATGATTCGCCTTGTTGGTACGATGATCAGGTCTCCTTCATGCCAGAACTTGATTCTCCGAGGCGAATTACTCAACCTTACGCATCATATCTGCACCATTATCCCTGCAAGCAAGAGTTTGAGTTGCAATACAATATGCCTCATGACCCTTTCCTCCAGCTTCCTCAACTAGAAAGCCCCAAAGTTCCACAGTCAGCTGCAAGTGTCAATTGCAACTCGGTAGTCCCTTATGGTGGTTTTGATAGGAACAATGGAAGTACCTTGCAATCCTCCACTCTTACACAGGAAGAACAAGTACAACAAAACCATCACCAAAATTTGAACTCACTTTACCATAATAATAATGGTGAGCAAGCTGTGGATCAAGTAACTGATTGGCGAGTCCTTGACAAATTTGTTGCATCTCAGCTCAGCCATGAGGATGCTTCCAAGGAAGCCAACTACTCAAATGCTGCTACCTTTCATGTGGCTCATGAACAGATGAACATGCTTGCAAGTGAATCCAAAAGGCCAGAAATTGTGCAGGAATACGCCTCAACGTCAACATCTAGTTGCCAAATTGATCTATGGAAGTGA